In Paraburkholderia youngii, the genomic stretch AGGGATTGTCTCGCACCGCTTTGATGCGCGGCCGGGCACCTTTTACCTGGTGCGTCCCGATCAGCACGTCTGCGCACGCTGGCGCGAACTTAACACCGATTCGATCTCCGCGGCGGTCAGCCGCGCAACCTGCAACGGATGAAGACCATGAGCCATCTGAACACCGAAATCAACATCGCGGACATGGACTCGTTCTACGAACACCTGATCGAGACACACAACGGGCTGAGCGAGGCAGATAGCCAACTCATCAACGCCAAGCTGGTGCTCCTGCTCGCTAATCACATCGGCGACATGGACGTTCTCAAGGATGCGTTCGCAAAAGCTCGTGCGGGCATTTCCCCCGTGGCGCAGACATCCGCGCAGTCCCATTGAATCGGTATTTGACGTTGAATGGAGTAATCATGTCGGAAAACAGTCACGGTCTGACACTCGCAGCAGGTTCACGCTATCAATCCGGATTCGGAAACGAGTTTGCTACCGAAGCCGTACCGGACGTCCTGCCAGTCGGCAGGAATTCCCCGCAGCGAGTTGCGAAAGGCTTATACGCGGAACAGATTTCGGGCACAGCATTTACGGCGCCGCGCGCGCATAACCGCCGTTCGTGGCTTTACCGGATTCGTCCGGCCGCGGTCCACCGTCCGTTTAAGCCTATTGAGAATGAGCGGCTGGTCGGCGACTTTTCGACGGTCCCCAAGACGCCACCGGATCAGCTTCGCTGGGATCCACTGCCGTTTGAAAGCGAACCTGTTGATTTCGTGGATTCGCTGGTGACGATGGCAGGCAATGGTTCGGCCGCATCTTCATCCGGTTGCGCGATTCACTTGTACGCGGCGACGCAGTCGATGAAGGACCGCTTTTTCTATTCGGCCGATGGCGAGTTGCTTATCGTTCCGCAGGAGGGGCGTCTGACGCTCGCAACTGAACTCGGCGTGCTCGAGGTCGAGCCTTTTGAGATTGCCGTGGTTCCGCGTGGTGTGCGCTTTTCAGTCGAACTTCCAGATGGCCGTGCACGTGGCTACGTTTGCGAGAATTTTGGCGCCTTGCTCGAACTGCCAGATCTGGGGCCGATCGGCTCGAACGGGCTGGCCAACCCCCGCGACTTCCTTACACCGGTCGCGGCATTCGAAGACCGCGAAGGCGACTTCGAACTTGTAGCGAAATTCGGTGGCAGCTTATGGCGGGCGGAGATCGACCATTCGCCGCTCGACGTCGTGGCCTGGCACGGAAACTACGCGCCGTACAAGTACGACCTGCGCCAATTCAATACGATTGGCTCAATCAGTTTCGACCATCCGGACCCATCTATTTTCCTGGTCCTGCAGTCACCGAGTGACACCGAAGGTGTGCATTCGCTCGACTTTGTGATCTTTCCTCCGCGTTGGCTTGTGGGCGAAGACACGTTCCGGCCGCCCTGGTTCCACCGGAATGTCGCAAGCGAGTTCATGGGCCTGATCCACGGGGCGTACGACGCGAAGGAAGAGGGTTTCGTACCGGGTGGCGCCAGCCTGCACAACTGCATGTCCGGCCACGGCCCGGATGCGGAGACGTTTAACAAGGCTTCGAACAGTGACACCACGAAGCCTCACAAGGTGAGTGACACCATGGCCTTCATGTTCGAGACGCCCCTTGTCATTCGACCGACGCAGTTTGCACTGACGACGTCTCAACTTCAGGCGGAATATTTTCAGTGCTGGCAGGGGCTCAAAAACAATTTTGCGAAGGAAAATCAGTCATGAACGCAGCGAATGGCGGCAATTGGCAGCGCACCAACGATCCGAAGCTGAAAAGCTGGATCGAGTCGGCCAACGCTCCCGGCAGTGATTTTCCGATTCAGAATCTGCCGTTCGGTATCTTCAGCGACTCTTCGAACGCGTCTCGGCGTGTAGGTGTGGCAATCGGCGATTCGATCGTAGACCTCGACGTCCTCGCGAGAGAAGGCCTTGTTTCGTTCGACGCGCAATTGTTCGCGCAGGCTTCGCTCAACGCCTTCATAGCGACAGGGAAGGAACAATGGCGGGCCATTCGCGTGCGGCTTTCGGCGCTTCTTGACGCAAACAATCCGGAACTACGTGACAACGCTGCCATTCGGCAGAAGGCGTTGATTGCGCAGGCGGACGCACGACTTCATCTTCCGGTAGACATTCCCGGCTATACCGACTTCTATTCGTCCAGGGAGCATGCAACAAACGTCGGATCCATGTTCCGTGATCCGAAGAACGCTCTTATGCCGAATTGGCTTGAAATTCCCATCGGCTATAACGGACGCGCGTCGTCGGTGGTCGTGAGTGGCACGCCGGTAAGGCGCCCCAACGGGCAAATCAAGTTGCCGGACTCCGAGCGCCCAATTTTCGGCGCGTGCCGCAAGCTGGATATCGAACTGGAGATGGGCTTCATTGTTGGCGCGGGGAGTGCCTTGGGAGACCCAATCTCGTGCGAGCGCGCGGAAGACCACATTTTCGGGTTGGTACTGCTCAACGACTGGAGTGCGCGCGATATCCAGCAGTGGGAGTACGTCCCGCTTGGTCCATTCAACTCGAAGGGCTTCGCCACGACGATCTCGCCATGGATCGTGACACTCGATGCACTTGAGCCGTTCCGTTGCCGGCAACCCGAGCAGTCCCCTCAGCCTTTGCCGTACCTGCAACATGCCGGTGAGCATGCGTTCGACATTCAGCTCGAAGTCGATCTGCGTACGCAGAGCGAATCCGAGGCGCAAACAATATCGCGCACCAACTTCCGTCAAATGTACTGGACGATGGCGCAGCAGCTTGCGCATCACACCAGCGGTGGATGCAATGTGCGGGTTGGCGATCTCATGGGTTCGGGGACGATCAGCGGTGCGACGCCGGACTCATGTGGTTCGCTGCTCGAATCGACCTGGAATGGCCAGCGCCCGCTGCAACTGACTTCTGGGCAGCAGCGCGCCTTCATCGAAGATGGGGATGAACTGATTCTGCGGGGCTGGTGCCAAGGCGACGGCTACCGAGTCGGTTTCGGCGCCTGCGCGGGTCAAGTGCTGCCGGCACGAGAGGTAGTATGAGCGACCTGACGTTGCACGGATATTTTCGGAGTTCGGCGTCGTTTCGTGTGCGCATTGCACTGAACCTGAAAGGCATTCCGTACCATCAGGCGCCTGTGCATCTGGTGCGTAACGGCGGGGAGCAGTTGCTGGCGGCCTATCGCGCAATCAACCCGGATGGGCTGGTGCCGTCGCTCGTCTGCGACGACGGAGCGACAAGCACCGTGCTTACGCAGTCGCTCGCCATCATCGAGTATCTGGAAGAGCTTTACCCGACACCGGCCCTGCTGCCGCCGTCATCGCTGGACCGGGCCTTCGTGCGATCAATCGCGCTCCAAATTGCCTGTGAGATTCATCCAATCGCCAATCTGCGCGTCCAGAAGTACCTTAGGAGCGAAGTTGGCGCATCGGAAGCGCAGAAGGAAGCATGGTACCGGCACTGGATCGATCTTGGCTTTGCGGCTCTCGAAACACGTTTCTCGTCGGATTCGCGCGTCGGTAGTTTTGTTTTCGGAGATAAGCCGAGCCTTGCGGATGTCTGTCTGGTTCCGCAGGTCTGGAACGCGCGCCGGTTCGAGATACCGTTGCATAGCTACCCGTCGATCGCTCGAATCGCGGATCATGCGATGACGCATCCGGCGTTTGCCGCAGCCGAGCCCAGTAAGCAGCCTGACGCGGACGCTTGAGTCAGCCAGCAGGCGTAGCCGCGCCGCTTGCGCCGAAACGCCATGATAGCCGCTGCGTCGCTGCCAGCAGCGCGAGTCCGACCGGCCCTTGCGGGCCCGCATCGAAGCTGGCCGACGAGCCGATCACCGCAATGACTAGCGAGATCCCGCCGGTATGATCAAGAACCGGCGCGGCGACGGTGCCGACGCCGGGCACAGGCGCATCGAACGACTCATCGATGCCGTTCTCGCGGATCCGGTTCAAGCGCTCGCGGTACGCGCGCGAAAGCGGCTGTTCCGCTTGTGCACCTGCGAGTCTGATGGACTCGTGGCTTTGCCAGCGTTCCAGCGCATCTTCCTCCATGTGCGCCGCAAAAACGCGTCCAATCGACGTATTGACGAGCGACATGACCGTACCTATCCGCAGGCTGATATGTTGCGGCCGTGCGGACTCCTCGAGACGGATGATTGTCGGACCAAGCGGACCCAGAGCGGCGGCGGCGACTGTCAGTTGCGTCGTCGCGGCGAGCGAGGCGATCTCCGGCTCGGCATCACGGGTAGGCGACATCCGTTGCAGCGCGACAAGTCCCAGTTCGAAGCCTAGCGGTCCCGCCGAAAAGCAGCCGTCTTCATCGCGTGAAAGCAGGCCGATTTTCTGCAGGCTCACGAGGTGCGGGAAAGCCTTGGCTGGCGGCATGCCCGCTGCCGCCGCAAGGTCGCGCAGGCCCAGCGGCTGGCTCGCTCCAGCAAGCGACACCAGAAGCTCACCGGTGCTCTCGAGCGCGCTAATGCCGCGTTGTGCCTTAACGTCCGAGCCGGCCGCGGCATCGTTTGCTGTGCTATTCGGTTCAGACTGCATGGGTCGACGTCCTGTCAGTCAAAGCTTCAGTGATGCGCTGGCAGATCTCGCGGAGTTTGGTCGCTATCGGACCTTGCCAGTCAGTATCCATCGCACCCGACGGGCCGATCACAGTCAGCGCGAGCTGCATGCTTCCGTGTGCGTCGAATACGGGCGCGCTCAGGCTGCTGATCCCTGGGCTTGGCACATCGACGCTGCGTGCCATCGCGCGTTTACGCTCTTCTTCGAGACTCTCAGTCTTCGCACCATCGGGCGACTCGACGTGATCGACGCCGACGTTCAGTGGTGCGATTCCCTGATTTCGCATCATCGCCGCGAGCTCATCGGGCTTCAGGAATGCGCTGAAGATCCTGCCAGTAGAGGTCGAGCGCAGTGACATCACGGTACCGATATGCAGGTTGACATGCAACGGGTAGGCGCCGCGCTCATAGCGCACGATCATCGGTCCTTGTGCACCGGCTACACACACTGCCACGCTGAATCCGAGCTTCGCGGCGAGTTCGGTCGCGTAGGGCACTGCGACGCGGTAGGCCTCCTGCTGCTCGACGAACATGAGGCCGAGGCGCAGCGAAAGTGGACCGGGTTCATAGGACCCGGTCAACGCGTCGCGCTTTACGAGTCCGAGCCTGGTCAGGCTGACGAGATAGGTATGGGCCTGCGCGGTGGACAGTTCCGCAGCGTTAGCGAGTTCGCTTAAAGCCGCGGGCGCGCGTCGTTGTGCCAGAGCCTTAAGGATGCGTCCGGCGACCTCGACACTCTGGATACCTCGTTGTGATCTCTCAGTTGCTTCTTTCAATTGTCCGATCCATTGTTGCACGTCACCGTCGGACGCTCATGCTAGCGCATTGGGCCAGCGGCGCCCACAGCACCGGGGTTTTCCCGTATTTTACATATAGCAAATCGACTTGCTATTGACAAATTCTACCCGGGGCGAGACTATTCGTCATCCCCCGCCGATTTACGGAGACATACATGGCAAAAGCATTCGCATCCCAGGCTGACCTGGAAGTAAAAAAAGTCACGTGGACCCAGTTGTCCGAGAACGCGTACGCGTACACCGCGGAAGGCGATCCGAATTCGGGCGTCATCATCGGTGACGATGGCGTGCTGATCGTCGACACCACCGCCACGCCTGCCATGGCGCAAGACCTGATCGCGAAGATCCGCAGCGTCACCGACAAGCCGATCAAATACGTCGTGCTGTCGCACTATCACGCCGTGCGCGTGCTGGGCGCGTCGGCATACTTCAAGGAAGGTGCGCAGCAGGTGATCGCCAGTCGCGGCACCTACGAAATGATCGTCGAGCGCGGCGAAGCCGATATGAAGTCGGAGATCGAACGCTTCCCGCGCCTGTTTGCAGGCGTCGAAACAGTGCCCGGCCTGACGTGGCCGACGCTGGTGTTCGAAAAGGAAATGACGCTCTTTCTCGGCAAGCTCGAAGTGAAGATCGCGCATCTCGGCTCGGGGCATACCAAAGGAGACACAGTCGTCTGGTTGCCGTCGCAGAAGGTGCTGTTCTCCGGCGATCTGGTCGAATACGACGCGGCCTGTTATTGCGGCGATGCGCAGCTGGAAGAATGGCCGGCCACGCTCGAAGCGCTGCGCGCTCTGAATGCCGAGAAGCTCGTCCCAGGCCGTGGCCCCGCGCTGCTGTCGCCCGCGGAAGTGAACAAGGGTCTCGACTACACGAAAGACTTCGTTACGACGTTACTGCAGGCGGGCCGCGAAGCGGTGGCCGACAAACTCGATCTGAAGGGGTCGATGGCGCATACCCGCAAGTCGATGGACCCGAAGTTCGGCCATGTCTTCATTTATGAGCACTGCCTGCCGTTCGACGTATCGCGCGCTTATGACGAGGCAAGCGGCATCAAGCATCCTCGTATCTGGACGGCGCAGCGCGACAAGGAAATGTGGGCCGCGTTGCAGGACTGACTGTCCGGAGCCACTCATAAAGGTCCCGCTCGCGGGGCCTTTTTTCATGTTTCATGTCATCAGGCGAGGGCGCGCGAGACACTGCCGGGCAACAGGCGATGCACTATCGACTCGACGCCGTCCTGAGAGACAATACATAAATCTCTCAACATCGATGCGGTTCCCGTGTTCTGCGCGGCCGCAGACGATCAGCAGATTCTCGACAGAGTAGCGCGGCGCATCATCCCGTTTCCCTATCTTTGCTGTGTCGTGTCGTTTTTGGCCTATCAGCATCCGCTTCGCACAGCCGCAGATGAAGCAGGACCCACGTTGAGGTCCAACTATTCTTCTCTGCTGAGTAGCTTGTGGGCGCTTTGGACCAGACATCGCGGACTTCGCTTGGATGTGCCTACCCAGCCCGCGTTGGCCATTACGCTCGGGGCCTTCTGGTCTTCCTTGTCTGTGGTCATTGGCACAGCTCCGTTTCGTCAAGGATCAGCGGTTGTTGGAATGTTCGGATTCGCGGGTGCTGCCGGTGCGCTCGCCGCGCCTATGTTTGGCGCGCTTGCTGACAGTTCCGGTCCGCTGCATGCTGTTCGGATCGACTGCACTCTGCTAATCGCTTCCTTTGCGACTCTGATTGTGGCTTCTCCGAGCCTCTGGACGATTGGCATCTGTGCCGTCGTTTTCGACCTTGGAGTCATGGCAGCGTTGGTATCTCACCCGCCTGATCAAGCCTGGACGCGAGCGCGCAGCTGTCTCAACGGCATGCTCATGACAGGCGCTGAGTATGGTATGGCGCTTGGTCCGGCGCTCGGCGGCACAGCACTGCAAATCCATGGGCGCGACGGTCTTTGGCCCGTGGGCGTACTGGCTGGTATCGTGCCATTGATCATTTCCTTCCTCGATCGTTTTAAAGGTGACACTCATGGCTAATCTTGTCGAAGAAACCGTGCTTCGGCCGCCACATATCCAAACGCGTCAGGCAAGCGATGAGCCGCTGACAGCGCTTTTCTCGTTGCTGTCTCGTGCCGACAGCACGAGACTGGGCGACCGACGGCTGGGAAGCGGATTTACGCTGGATACTTCAGGCCGACCGAGCGCCGATCCTGCGGCGGAAGCCAAGAACCTCGCGTTCGAAAGTGATGCCAACGTTAATTTCGAACACTGGAGCGAGTACTGGCGTAAAGTGCACGGCGTGCGATTCACGCACGTAGAGGAGGACAGTGACAAGAGTCTCGAGCGGCTGCTGCGTTATTCACAGTTGCACCGCTTTGCCGCGGGGCCCACGAATACGGATCAGCCGCCATATCGCGTACCGGTTGACTCGCACGGTGCCCTTTGGCCGACGATCATCGGCCACGTGGCGCCGTACAAACGGCCTTCGTGGGACGGCGTGGCCTTCCTCAATTTCGCCACTCCCGATGACATTCCGCTAGTGCTTGCCAACGAACGAATTAGAACGAAGATCATTCCGGAAGACCGGGCAATGTTTCGTGATCTCGCTCCCGTGCTTGCGCGGCAGCATGTGATCATCCCGAGCCCGAATGGAGCGGAGGCGGTGATTCTCGTGAAGCTGCACAGGCGCCGGACTAATGCAAGCCGGGCCGAGTTCCAACGTTGGTGGCGGGAAGAACATGCCGCGCTGGTGAGCGAGCAGGCGCGATTCGACGGTAGCGTCAAGCGGTACGTGCAGCTTCATAACGTTGGGCCGACTGAAGCAGACGCACCGTTTTATCACCCCGATGCTGTCAAGATCGATGGAATCGGACTGTACGGTTTCGACAATGTCGCTGCAGCGGAAGATTTCCTGCGAAGCGATGCCGGCCGCGCGGTCGCGAGCCACGAGTCCACGTTGATAGACCCGGCGGCTTCCGAATTTTGGACGACGATCGTGATCCCCGTGGTCGAGAGGCTTCATGGCGAGATATCCACCCGGTAGTGCCGGGAAAAGCATCTGGTGCTGAAATGGACAAGCTGCGTTCGATGCGAGTCTTTGTCCATGTCACAGAGGATGGCGGCTTCGCCCAGGCACGGAGAAACTCAACATCACTATGGGGTGCAGCCTCCACGGCAGTGTCGGCTTTGGAGACACATCGGCCGGCGCGAGTGCGCGGCGGTCCCGAAGCGTTACCCGATCTAAGCAGTCGCACCTGCTTTCAATTTCTGATGCAGCGATTGCCGAGGAATCGCTGGCTTTTTCGTGCGCGAAACGGCGAGGTGAGTCTCCGGCGGCCGAGTTCGTCCCTGCTGTTCAGTTTTCCAGCGGACCGGTCCTGGACCATTCGTGCTGGAGACCGAGAACGGCTTGAGCAGGCGAAGCGAGATCATTCGGAGGGGCACATGGGGAGCATGAAAGGGACTGCATTTTGATGCTGTTTCGGTGCGTCTGGCGCACGGTTCCCCATTTTGACGGAGGCTGCTGCTTGACCCGTTCGAGAAGGATCGGGTCAAGCAGCGCAAGCGCTCAGATGCGGACTAATCGTTGTCGCTCATGTCCTGACAAACTGCACCGTGTGAGCCGTCGTTATCGCCGCTCCAGTTCGGAACGCTGGTGTTGCCTTCTGACCTGAAGCAATTCGCCTTAAGCAACGGCAGATTCAACGAGGAAGGGCTGCCCGGACCGAAGTAGAGGGAGACTGTGCTCGACGTGAGCGAGACGACCTGCGGATGGGTGGGGAAGCAGGCATCGGTGCCGAGCGACGGCGAGCACTGGGAATTCGCCGGCGGGGGAGTGGAAGCACCATTAGCACCTTGCGACGGGGTCTGCGTGGTGACAACCAGTCGAACTTTGCTTCCTTCTGGGATCGCGATGAACTTGGGCGATATGACAAAATCGTATCTGCGCAGTTCATTGGCAGGCACGTAATGGTCGGCCACGTATTCGCCGTACGGCTTCACCGGAACTCCGTTCTTATCGATCCACGAACGGTTCGGATCGTTTTTCGAGAGACTGCCGAGCACGGTGCCGGACGAGACTGGCGTCACCGTTCCATCTGCGGCCACCAGTTCGACGGTCGCAATCAGTTCCAGGTTCGGTGTGGTCGAAGATGCATAGAACGAAGCACTCATCGGGCCCGCGAGTGTGGCGCCTTTCTTGAGCACGGGGCTGTCGAACTGCAGAGAACTGCCGGTGCCGGGTTGCGCCCACAGGACGTCTGCTTTGCCGGAATGTTTCGGCACGGTTCGCGACAACTCGCCTTGCGCCGAAAGGAAATACTGCTTGTAGGAGGGCGCAACCGGATATGCTGACGTGCTTATCCAATTGTTCGAGCCCAACTCGTGCACGTGAACCGGCTCAGTGGTGTCCGCCATCCTGGTCTTCTTGTCCTTGAGCCAGGTGTCGAACCATTCGAGAGTGATGTTGTTGGCGATATTCTGGCCGGTCGTCTGTTCCTCGAATTGGCAATGGCCTCCCTGGCTGATGATGATCTGATAGCGGCCGGTCGCCTTCTGGTTCGGGGTCATCGGACCATACAGATATTGCTTGCTATATGCGTTTTGCAGATACGCGTACATCGACATTGAACTTTCGGCGTAGATGTCCTGGTGGGTACTCCAGATCAGCGCTGGGATGCCAAGCTCGACAAACTGACGCGCGTAATTGCCTGGGGTGCGGATTTGCCAGAACTCCCTGTCGTAGGCTCGCGGGCCGCCGGCCTCAATCTCGTTCACCAGCGACTGGCCATAGGCGGTCGCTCCATGATCGTTACCCACAGCCGGGCCGAAAAATAGCGGGAATTGCGCGGTCTGCGTGGGAATACCGCCGGCGAAGTAAGTCTCGCGATAGAACTCTGCGCCGGCGCAGAAGGGTGCGACCGCTTTGATTGGGGAATTGCGCCCCGCCGCGACGGCAGTGTAGAACTGATTTAGCCCTGCCCACGAGCCGCCTTGCAAGCCAATCTTGCCGTTCGAATTCTGTAGTTTCGTGGCGGCCCATTGAACCAACTCCGCTCCATCTTTCGCGTCGCGCTCGCTGAAGAACGAAAAGTCGCCGCCCGAATTGCGTGTTCCCCGCACTGATGCGGTAACGAAGATGTAGCCGCGTTGCACGAAGTAGTCCCCAGCATTGGACGGCGTTCCCAGATACGGAGTTTGCGTGATCAGAACCGGAAACGGGCCTTTCGCGCGCGCACCGGTTTGCCAGTCGGTCGGGTACGACACATCTACCATCAGGACAGCACCATCGCTCATCGTCACAGGAATGCTCTTGTCGAGTGCGGTGCCGTAGGTCGCGTTGCCGGGCGTCCATACCCCGCCGGGAAACGGAGTGGCGGCGGTGGAGTCACACTGTTGTGCGTGCCCGCTTTCACAAGAAGCGAAGACAGGAATAGCCACGCTGCCCAGCAGAGCAGCCTGTGCTGCGGTAAGCAGCCATGCAAGTCTCGAACGTTTCACTTTTGTCCCCTTCCGGTGTCTGGCGAGATTGAGTCGGGGCGCATTTCTGTACGCCCGATCCGAAGTTCACCTAAATTAATCCCAGCGTGGACTGAAATTAGATATAGGAGAATATATTTGGCCTCATTTAACCAGGAAGTGGGATCGGGACAAACCCGTGCTGTGCCTCACCGGGACGTTTGCAAGTCAGTCCTCCGAATCCGGCTGATTGGCTGGGTCGGCTTGCATGAACGGTGCCAGCGCCATGGCGTTGCGTGCAAGACGTTCAATTGTCGGGTACGGATCTAGCGGAATCGCAAAGCGTTTCGCATTCCAGACTTGCGGAACGAGACAGATGTCGGCGAGGGTGGGCGCATCGCCGAACACGAAGCCGCCGACCCGGTGCTCCTGCGCAAGGCGCGCTTCCAGGGAGCTAAAGCCGACGTCGATCCAGTGCTTGTACCATGCAGCTTTCTGCTCGTCCGAGATTCCGATCTGGTCTTTCAGATAGCGCAGAACACGCAGGTTGTTGACTGGATGTATTTCGCATGCGACCTGCAGCGCGACTGCACGCACGTATGCGCGATCGGCCGGATCCGTTGGCAATAACGGGGGCGTAGGATGCAATTCGTCCAGGTACTCGATGATCGCTAACGACTGCGTCAGCACGTTCGGTGCGTCAACGAGCGCAGGGACGATCCCGTCGGGATTTATCTTGCGATATGCGTCGTGTAAATGCTGACCGCCATCCTTTAGTAGATGGATGGCTTCGTATTCGAAAGGAAGCTTCTTCAACGCAAGCGCGATACGGACGCGATAGGACGCCGAACTGCGAAAGTAGCTGTATAGCTTCATTGGCTCTCCGTCGAGGGCAGCGCGGGCAAGATCTGGCCGACGCACGAACCAAAGCCGATCCGATAGCCGTCTCCTTGGCACCACCCGAGCAAGGTTAGCTCGTCGCCGTCTTCGATGAACGACCGGACTTCGCCGTTACCGACATCGAGCGGCTTCTGTCCGTTCCAGGTCAGTTCGAGAAAACTGCCGAAGGTCCCGATGTCGCCGGATACGGCATCAGACTCCGGCCCGCTGATCGTGCCCGAACCCATCAGATCGCCGACGCGGGTATTACAGCCGCCGGATGTGTGGTGCGCCAGCTGCTGCGCCATAGACCAGT encodes the following:
- a CDS encoding DUF2783 domain-containing protein, whose product is MSHLNTEINIADMDSFYEHLIETHNGLSEADSQLINAKLVLLLANHIGDMDVLKDAFAKARAGISPVAQTSAQSH
- the hmgA gene encoding homogentisate 1,2-dioxygenase, with amino-acid sequence MSENSHGLTLAAGSRYQSGFGNEFATEAVPDVLPVGRNSPQRVAKGLYAEQISGTAFTAPRAHNRRSWLYRIRPAAVHRPFKPIENERLVGDFSTVPKTPPDQLRWDPLPFESEPVDFVDSLVTMAGNGSAASSSGCAIHLYAATQSMKDRFFYSADGELLIVPQEGRLTLATELGVLEVEPFEIAVVPRGVRFSVELPDGRARGYVCENFGALLELPDLGPIGSNGLANPRDFLTPVAAFEDREGDFELVAKFGGSLWRAEIDHSPLDVVAWHGNYAPYKYDLRQFNTIGSISFDHPDPSIFLVLQSPSDTEGVHSLDFVIFPPRWLVGEDTFRPPWFHRNVASEFMGLIHGAYDAKEEGFVPGGASLHNCMSGHGPDAETFNKASNSDTTKPHKVSDTMAFMFETPLVIRPTQFALTTSQLQAEYFQCWQGLKNNFAKENQS
- the fahA gene encoding fumarylacetoacetase, which produces MNAANGGNWQRTNDPKLKSWIESANAPGSDFPIQNLPFGIFSDSSNASRRVGVAIGDSIVDLDVLAREGLVSFDAQLFAQASLNAFIATGKEQWRAIRVRLSALLDANNPELRDNAAIRQKALIAQADARLHLPVDIPGYTDFYSSREHATNVGSMFRDPKNALMPNWLEIPIGYNGRASSVVVSGTPVRRPNGQIKLPDSERPIFGACRKLDIELEMGFIVGAGSALGDPISCERAEDHIFGLVLLNDWSARDIQQWEYVPLGPFNSKGFATTISPWIVTLDALEPFRCRQPEQSPQPLPYLQHAGEHAFDIQLEVDLRTQSESEAQTISRTNFRQMYWTMAQQLAHHTSGGCNVRVGDLMGSGTISGATPDSCGSLLESTWNGQRPLQLTSGQQRAFIEDGDELILRGWCQGDGYRVGFGACAGQVLPAREVV
- the maiA gene encoding maleylacetoacetate isomerase translates to MTLHGYFRSSASFRVRIALNLKGIPYHQAPVHLVRNGGEQLLAAYRAINPDGLVPSLVCDDGATSTVLTQSLAIIEYLEELYPTPALLPPSSLDRAFVRSIALQIACEIHPIANLRVQKYLRSEVGASEAQKEAWYRHWIDLGFAALETRFSSDSRVGSFVFGDKPSLADVCLVPQVWNARRFEIPLHSYPSIARIADHAMTHPAFAAAEPSKQPDADA
- a CDS encoding IclR family transcriptional regulator; protein product: MQSEPNSTANDAAAGSDVKAQRGISALESTGELLVSLAGASQPLGLRDLAAAAGMPPAKAFPHLVSLQKIGLLSRDEDGCFSAGPLGFELGLVALQRMSPTRDAEPEIASLAATTQLTVAAAALGPLGPTIIRLEESARPQHISLRIGTVMSLVNTSIGRVFAAHMEEDALERWQSHESIRLAGAQAEQPLSRAYRERLNRIRENGIDESFDAPVPGVGTVAAPVLDHTGGISLVIAVIGSSASFDAGPQGPVGLALLAATQRLSWRFGASGAATPAG
- a CDS encoding IclR family transcriptional regulator; amino-acid sequence: MKEATERSQRGIQSVEVAGRILKALAQRRAPAALSELANAAELSTAQAHTYLVSLTRLGLVKRDALTGSYEPGPLSLRLGLMFVEQQEAYRVAVPYATELAAKLGFSVAVCVAGAQGPMIVRYERGAYPLHVNLHIGTVMSLRSTSTGRIFSAFLKPDELAAMMRNQGIAPLNVGVDHVESPDGAKTESLEEERKRAMARSVDVPSPGISSLSAPVFDAHGSMQLALTVIGPSGAMDTDWQGPIATKLREICQRITEALTDRTSTHAV
- a CDS encoding MBL fold metallo-hydrolase, with the translated sequence MAKAFASQADLEVKKVTWTQLSENAYAYTAEGDPNSGVIIGDDGVLIVDTTATPAMAQDLIAKIRSVTDKPIKYVVLSHYHAVRVLGASAYFKEGAQQVIASRGTYEMIVERGEADMKSEIERFPRLFAGVETVPGLTWPTLVFEKEMTLFLGKLEVKIAHLGSGHTKGDTVVWLPSQKVLFSGDLVEYDAACYCGDAQLEEWPATLEALRALNAEKLVPGRGPALLSPAEVNKGLDYTKDFVTTLLQAGREAVADKLDLKGSMAHTRKSMDPKFGHVFIYEHCLPFDVSRAYDEASGIKHPRIWTAQRDKEMWAALQD
- a CDS encoding EthD domain-containing protein, which codes for MANLVEETVLRPPHIQTRQASDEPLTALFSLLSRADSTRLGDRRLGSGFTLDTSGRPSADPAAEAKNLAFESDANVNFEHWSEYWRKVHGVRFTHVEEDSDKSLERLLRYSQLHRFAAGPTNTDQPPYRVPVDSHGALWPTIIGHVAPYKRPSWDGVAFLNFATPDDIPLVLANERIRTKIIPEDRAMFRDLAPVLARQHVIIPSPNGAEAVILVKLHRRRTNASRAEFQRWWREEHAALVSEQARFDGSVKRYVQLHNVGPTEADAPFYHPDAVKIDGIGLYGFDNVAAAEDFLRSDAGRAVASHESTLIDPAASEFWTTIVIPVVERLHGEISTR
- a CDS encoding CocE/NonD family hydrolase, whose protein sequence is MKRSRLAWLLTAAQAALLGSVAIPVFASCESGHAQQCDSTAATPFPGGVWTPGNATYGTALDKSIPVTMSDGAVLMVDVSYPTDWQTGARAKGPFPVLITQTPYLGTPSNAGDYFVQRGYIFVTASVRGTRNSGGDFSFFSERDAKDGAELVQWAATKLQNSNGKIGLQGGSWAGLNQFYTAVAAGRNSPIKAVAPFCAGAEFYRETYFAGGIPTQTAQFPLFFGPAVGNDHGATAYGQSLVNEIEAGGPRAYDREFWQIRTPGNYARQFVELGIPALIWSTHQDIYAESSMSMYAYLQNAYSKQYLYGPMTPNQKATGRYQIIISQGGHCQFEEQTTGQNIANNITLEWFDTWLKDKKTRMADTTEPVHVHELGSNNWISTSAYPVAPSYKQYFLSAQGELSRTVPKHSGKADVLWAQPGTGSSLQFDSPVLKKGATLAGPMSASFYASSTTPNLELIATVELVAADGTVTPVSSGTVLGSLSKNDPNRSWIDKNGVPVKPYGEYVADHYVPANELRRYDFVISPKFIAIPEGSKVRLVVTTQTPSQGANGASTPPPANSQCSPSLGTDACFPTHPQVVSLTSSTVSLYFGPGSPSSLNLPLLKANCFRSEGNTSVPNWSGDNDGSHGAVCQDMSDND
- the maiA gene encoding maleylacetoacetate isomerase, producing the protein MKLYSYFRSSASYRVRIALALKKLPFEYEAIHLLKDGGQHLHDAYRKINPDGIVPALVDAPNVLTQSLAIIEYLDELHPTPPLLPTDPADRAYVRAVALQVACEIHPVNNLRVLRYLKDQIGISDEQKAAWYKHWIDVGFSSLEARLAQEHRVGGFVFGDAPTLADICLVPQVWNAKRFAIPLDPYPTIERLARNAMALAPFMQADPANQPDSED